TTCAGAAATGCCTCTCGCCGATACGAGATGTTCGACCCGTACGTGTTCCGGACTTCCTCGCCGTCCTCAGCGAACCCCGGTTCAACGCAGCCGACGAGCCAGTAGAACTCTTCAGGGAAGAAATCGGGGCGTTCGCCCTGCCAGTTCGGCCGTACATCACCACCAGCAGCAATCGCATCAGTTTCCTCGTACACCGCAACGAGGTTCGCAATCCAGTCCTCCTCGGCCACACCGTCGTCGTCGATGAACGCGACGATTTCGCCCGAAGCCAACTCCGCGCCCTCCGTCCGACTGTACGAGATTCCGCGGTTCTCGTCGTTGTCGTGAATCACGACGTTTTCACGATTCCCAAAGTCGTCGACTGCGTGCTCGTACACCTCGGGATTTCCGTCGATCACCAACACGACCTCGATCGGGTCGTACGTCTGCGCGAGGGCGCTCTCGACGGCTTCGGTGAACACGTCGTAGCGCTCCATCGTGTACGTACAGACGACGACGGAGACCTTCATTGGACTCAAATTTCCGCCCGGATCAATAAGGATTCTGAACGCGTCGTCGGGCGGTATATAACAAGCCTTATGGAGGTTTTGGTGTTCACCACGTACAATGAGCGCGCAAACAGACACCGACGAGGACGGAGAGCGGTCTGCTCTCGACGTCCTCCAACGGTGGTACCACGTCCCGCTCCTCCTCGGGGCCGTGGCCTTCATGCTGTGGACTCGCCTCCGGTCGTACGGCAACTTCACTCAAAACGGCGAAGTGTACTTCCGCGGCAACGACCCGTGGT
This genomic stretch from Halorubrum hochsteinianum harbors:
- the aglG gene encoding glucosyl-dolichyl phosphate glucuronosyltransferase; the protein is MKVSVVVCTYTMERYDVFTEAVESALAQTYDPIEVVLVIDGNPEVYEHAVDDFGNRENVVIHDNDENRGISYSRTEGAELASGEIVAFIDDDGVAEEDWIANLVAVYEETDAIAAGGDVRPNWQGERPDFFPEEFYWLVGCVEPGFAEDGEEVRNTYGSNISYRREAFLKVGGYDPKTGRKGDKHLQAHEAPVGIRLLEELGQGMVYTEDAVVHHTLFEYRGEFRWLLYRSFWQGYSKRVMDLLYPDAPDAKGDYLKWLLTDRVPRRIEGLVRSPSTAAVTQLGAIGAFTMAVGLGYLYAMVTPELVEKANA